A portion of the Fulvia fulva chromosome 1, complete sequence genome contains these proteins:
- a CDS encoding Serine/threonine-protein kinase SSN3, whose protein sequence is MSSPPSAGVMGPPSAATGRNAPAPASAGHPQSQGLKRTAQAAFEAEAPETPPLVRMNATPYAPQRHINDNYDIVGFISSGTYGRVYKATSKRGAPASSTAQVQHPDGRTIEAFAIKKFKPDKEGELQYTGISQSAIREMALCTELSHPALIHLVEIILESKCIFMVFEYAEHDLLQIIHHHSLLPRTPIPASTLRSCMYQIFSGLLYLHQNWVIHRDLKPANIMVTSSGAIKIGDLGLARLFYKPLHALFSGDKVVVTIWYRAPELLLGSRHYTPAIDLWAVGCIFAELLSLRPIFKGEEAKQDSKKAVPFQRNQMGRIGEILGLPKKADWPLLPAMPEYPNLQTVNMHNPGVNRPLSLEKWYRNTIQNNNYGGPTSPPPDDSALDLLKRLLEYDPLKRLTAEKALEHPYFVGNDGKGRPPSWNCFEGLEAKYPARKVSTEAHEISTGSLPGTKRSGLPDDSLLRPPGKKMRGDG, encoded by the exons ATGAGCAGTCCTCCCTCGGCCGGCGTCATGGGCCCGCCATCCGCTGCAACAGGTAGAAATGCCCCGGCTCCTGCCAGCGCTGGGCATCCCCAGTCACAGGGCCTGAAGCGCACTGCACAGGCAGCGTTTGAAG CAGAGGCGCCAGAGACTCCTCCATTAGTGAGGATGAACGCCACACCATATGCACCACAACGGCATATTAACGACAACTATGATATCGTCGGCTTCATCAGCAGCGGTACCTATGGCCGTGTCTACAAGGCCACGTCCAAGCGTGGAGCTCCAGCATCATCAACAGCTCAGGTCCAACATCCAGATGGTAGAACCATCGAGGCCTTTGCCATCAAGAAGTTCAAGCCCGACAAGGAGGGCGAGTTGCAATACACTGGTATCTCACAGTCTGCGATACGAGAAATGGCACTATGCACCGAGTTGAGCCACCCAGCACTAATCCACCTCGTCGAAATCATCCTCGAGTCAAAATGCATCTTCATGGTCTTCGAATACGCCGAGCACGATCTACTTCAAATCATCCACCACCACAGCCTCCTACCACGCACCCCCATCCCAGCGTCAACACTCCGGTCCTGCATGTATCAGATATTCTCCGGCCTGCTCTACCTCCACCAAAACTGGGTAATCCACCGCGACCTCAAACCCGCCAACATCATGGTAACCTCCAGCGGCGCCATCAAAATCGGCGACCTCGGCCTCGCTCGACTCTTCTACAAACCCCTCCATGCCCTCTTCTCCGGCGACAAAGTCGTCGTAACAATCTGGTACCGTGCCCCCGAACTCCTCCTAGGAAGCCGCCACTACACCCCCGCCATCGACCTCTGGGCCGTCGGCTGCATCTTCGCCGAACTGCTCTCTCTACGCCCCATCTTTAAAGGAGAGGAAGCCAAGCAAGACAGCAAGAAAGCCGTCCCCTTCCAACGCAACCAAATGGGTAGAATCGGCGAaatcctcggcctccccaAGAAAGCAGACTGGCCCTTACTTCCCGCAATGCCAGAGTACCCCAACCTCCAAACCGTAAACATGCACAACCCCGGCGTCAACCGGCCCCTAAGCCTCGAAAAATGGTACCGCAACACAATCCAAAATAACAACTACGGCGGCCCCACCTCCCCACCTCCCGACGACAGCGCTCTCGATCTCCTCAAGAGGTTGCTGGAATACGACCCGCTGAAACGCCTCACGGCAGAAAAAGCACTAGAGCATCCTTACTTCGTCGGCAACGATGGGAAGGGGAGACCCCCGAGTTGGAATTGTTTTGAGGGACTGGAGGCGAAGTATCCAGCGAGGAAGGTTAGTACGGAAGCGCATGAGATTAGTACGGGGAGTTTACCGGGGACGAAGAGGAGTGGGTTGCCTGATGATTCACTGCTACGGCCGCCGGGGAAGAAGATGAGGGGCGATGGATGA
- a CDS encoding 1,3-beta-glucanosyltransferase gel1, which yields MKGAIALNVASAALTHAVATPAKAAASSSSSGSLPAVTVKGNAFFAGEDRFYIRGIDYQPGGSSKATDSIADVDVCKRDIEQFKKLGINTIRVYTVDNTANHDECMAALADAGIYLALDVNTPKYSINRADPAASYNDVYLQSIFATIDAFAKYDNTLLFFSGNEVINADNNTNCAPYIKAVTRDMKQYIGSMGYRSIPVGYSAADVESNRFEMAEYMNCGTDDQRSDFYAFNDYSWCDPSSYQTSGWDQKVKQYGDYSIPLFLSEYGCVTNKRNFGEVAALYGTDMTPVYSGGLVYEYSEEGSGYGLVTISGNTITPKSDFTALMSALSKTPPPQGDGGYKSDGTPSQCPTESSTWEVKDFTGQDLPAIPEGAEKYMKNGAGKGPGLSGTGSQNAGGESTGTAAPGSGSVSAVASGHASSSSAANAIAMGEIGYAPFVCSGFVMLFTLFGMALV from the exons ATGAAGGGTGCAATTGCTCTCAACGTGGCTTCGGCCGCTTTGACTCACGCTGTGGCCACGCCTGCAAAGGCCGCTGCTTCCAGCTCCAGCTCTGGCAGTCTCCCAGCCGTGACCGTCAAGGGCAACG ctttcttcgccggcgaGGATCGCTTCTACATCCGCGGTATCGACTACCAACCCGGCGGCTCCTCCAAGGCCACCGACTCCATCGCTGATGTCGACGTCTGCAAGCGCGACATTGAGCAGTTCAAGAAGTTGGGCATCAACACGATCCGCGTCTACACTGTCGACAACACCGCAAACCACGACGAGTGCATGGCCGCCCTGGCAGATGCTGGCATCTACCTCGCGCTCGACGTCAACACCCCCAAATACTCCATCAACCGCGCCGACCCAGCTGCGTCGTACAACGATGTGTACCTCCAGAGCATCTTTGCGACCATCGATGCTTTCGCGAAGTACGACAACACGCTTCTGTTCTTCTCTGGTAATGAGGTCATTAATGCTGACAACAACACCAACTGCGCTCCTTATATCAAGGCTGTCACCCGCGATATGAAACAGTACATTGGAAGCATGGGATACCGTTCGATTCCTGTTGGCTACTCTGCTGCCGATGTTGAGAGCAACCGCTTCGAGATGGCTGAGTACATGAACTGCGGTACCGATGACCAGCGCAGCGACTTCTACGCTTTCAACGACTACTCTTGGTGTGACCCATCGTCTTACCAGACTTCCGGTTGGGATCAGAAGGTCAAGCAGTACGGCGACTACAGCATTCCTCTCTT CCTCTCTGAGTACGGCTGCGTCACCAACAAGCGTAACTTCGGCGAAGTCGCCGCTCTCTACGGCACCGACATGACTCCAGTCTACTCCGGCGGTCTCGTCTACGAATACTCCGAGGAAGGCTCCGGCTACGGTCTCGTCACTATCAGCGGCAACACCATCACCCCAAAATCCGACTTCACCGCCCTCATGTCCGCCCTCTCAAAGACCCCACCACCACAGGGCGACGGAGGCTACAAGAGCGACGGCACACCAAGCCAGTGCCCAACTGAGTCCAGCACCTGGGAGGTTAAGGACTTCACCGGCCAGGATCTTCCAGCCATCCCAGAGGGTGCCGAGAAATACATGAAGAATGGTGCTGGAAAAGGCCCTGGTCTCTCCGGGACTGGTAGCCAGAATGCCGGTGGTGAGTCCACTGGAACCGCTGCACCGGGATCTGGCAGTGTCTCTGCTGTTGCCTCTGGCCACGCTAGCTCTAGCAGTGCAGCGAACGCCATTGCAATGGGCGAGATCGGATACGCGCCATTTGTGTGCAGCGGTTTCGTTATGCTGTTCACTCTGTTCGGTATGGCACTCGTCTAA